A single region of the Fusarium keratoplasticum isolate Fu6.1 chromosome 7, whole genome shotgun sequence genome encodes:
- a CDS encoding Amine oxidase, with amino-acid sequence MPSSREGYLWTPTGDTTGLTTDAVVSGTPDSLIRDKYDAVVIGTGFAGLIAARNLSRNPNLTVLLLEGRDRIGGRTWTAKALGEEFEMGGTWVHWNQPHVYAELHRYGLHSNLKTSAGTLDAKTTLYTAAFSAPNNIDGGDVNSAVQRVADAFFSIDGLSSRDLMPYPHEPFRQPAPWLKYDHLSVKDRLEQLDLPQIEKDLFDAMVSSFGSAPGSECGFTEALRWYALGGHTMAGVFELAGVYKLGKGGMSSLARAILDEYRGHLLFNTVLERIEQSNSFVTLTAKNGRQIQASQIISTIPLNCLSDISFTPSLSPLRQEAIKAGHINQGAKIHFRLGQTEPGWFSMASGYGNSPWCFSFSDHNGTAKKDGTYCIGFGYNGQLTDPRASNHIISTFKQYLKPNADVKAYLTHDWMNDDLAKGTWSCWGPNAMSKWLKELQKSDGRVHFASADWADGWRGFVDGAIERGVVASRDVQRLLLEEQVKSKI; translated from the exons ATGCCATCCAGTCGTGAAGGTTATCTTTGGACTCCTACCGGAGACACAACCGGCCTCACCACCGACGCTGTTGTTAGTGGCACACCGGACTCCTTAATCCGTGACAAGTACGATGCTGTTGTCATCGGAACCGGCTTTGCTGGCCTCATTGCGGCTCGGAACCTCTCTCGCAACCCGAACCTCACAGTGCTACTTCTCGAAGGTCGGGACCGTATTGGTGGAAGAACATGGACTGCGAAAGCCTTGGGGGAAGAGTTTGAGATGGGGGGAACTTGGGTACACTG GAACCAGCCTCACGTATACGCCGAACTGCACCGCTACGGGCTACACTCCAACCTAAAGACCTCCGCCGGAACACTCGATGCCAAAACGACGTTATACACAGCTGCTTTCTCGGCTCCCAACAACATCGATGGTGGAGATGTCAATTCGGCAGTTCAACGAGTCGCAgatgccttcttctccatagATGGCCTATCCAGTCGCGATCTCATGCCCTATCCTCACGAACCATTCCGCCAACCGGCTCCATGGCTCAAATACGATCATCTCTCCGTCAAGGACCGCCTTGAACAGCTTGATCTACCACAGATTGAGAAGGATCTATTTGATGCCATGGTCAGCTCCTTCGGCTCGGCTCCTGGCTCTGAATGCGGTTTCACCGAGGCCTTGCGCTGGTATGCACTTGGAGGACACACCATGGCTGGCGTTTTCGAGCTTGCCGGTGTATATAAGCTTGGGAAAGGAGGCATGAGCTCTCTTGCTCGGGCTATCCTTGACGAGTATCGTGGACACTTGCTGTTCAACACGGTTCTTGAAAGGATTGAGCAGAGCAACTCCTTTGTCACGCTGACTGCAAAAAACGGCAGGCAGATTCAGGCAAGCCAGATCATATCCACAATCCCCCT GAATTGCCTGTCAGATATTTCCTTTACACCCTCCCTGTCGCCACTCCGCCAAGAGGCCATCAAAGCTGGCCATATCAACCAAGGCGCCAAAATCCACTTCAGGCTTGGACAAACCGAGCCGGGATGGTTCTCAATGGCAAGCGGCTACGGAAACTCGCCATGgtgcttctccttctccgacCATAACGGAACAGCCAAGAAAGATGGCACCTACTGCATCGGGTTCGGCTATAACGGACAGCTCACAGATCCACGCGCCTCGAACCACATCATCTCTACTTTCAAGCAGTACCTAAAGCCTAATGCCGACGTCAAGGCGTACCTGACGCATGATTGGATGAATGATGACCTTGCTAAAGGCACTTGGAGCTGTTGGGGCCCGAATGCCATGTCGAAGTGGCTCAAGGAGCTGCAGAAGTCGGATGGTAGAGTTCATTTTGCTAGTGCCGACTGggctgatggatggagaggatTTGTCGATGGGGCTATTGAGAGAGGCGTGGTTGCAAGCAGGGATGTTCAGCGgttgcttcttgaggagcaAGTCAAGTCCAAGATCTAG